Proteins encoded in a region of the Mycolicibacterium duvalii genome:
- a CDS encoding FadR/GntR family transcriptional regulator, with amino-acid sequence MALRPVNRRSVPEDVFDQIVADVLSGEMAPGEALPSERRLAEVLGVSRPAIREALKRLAAAGLVEVRQGDATTVRDFRRTAGLDLLPRLLVREGELDLAVVRSILETRLHNGPKVAELAAQRQGPELAGALTTAVDALESESDPVAAQRHALDFWDHVVDGADSIAFRLMFNTLRATYEPVLPALATMMATEVDNVHAYRALTDAVVAGDPAAARDAAHRLLEPATTALLDALHALEER; translated from the coding sequence ATGGCTCTCCGCCCGGTGAACCGTCGCTCGGTGCCCGAAGACGTCTTCGACCAGATCGTCGCCGATGTCCTCAGCGGCGAGATGGCGCCCGGCGAGGCGCTGCCGAGTGAGCGGCGGCTCGCCGAGGTGCTCGGGGTGTCGCGACCGGCCATCCGGGAGGCGCTCAAGCGGCTGGCCGCGGCGGGGCTCGTCGAGGTCCGTCAGGGTGATGCCACCACGGTGCGTGACTTCCGGCGCACCGCAGGGCTCGACCTGCTCCCCCGGCTGCTGGTGCGCGAGGGCGAGCTCGATCTCGCCGTCGTGCGCAGCATCCTCGAGACCCGGTTGCACAACGGACCCAAGGTCGCCGAGCTCGCGGCGCAGCGTCAGGGTCCCGAGCTCGCCGGTGCGTTGACGACCGCCGTCGACGCTCTCGAATCGGAATCCGATCCCGTTGCCGCACAACGGCACGCGCTGGACTTCTGGGATCACGTCGTCGACGGAGCGGACTCTATCGCATTCCGGCTGATGTTCAACACGCTGCGCGCCACCTACGAGCCGGTCCTGCCCGCCCTGGCCACGATGATGGCTACCGAGGTCGACAATGTGCACGCCTATCGGGCGCTCACCGACGCGGTTGTCGCGGGCGACCCCGCCGCGGCCCGGGATGCCGCCCACCGCCTCCTCGAGCCCGCGACCACCGCCCTGTTGGATGCCCTGCACGCTCTGGAGGAACGCTGA
- a CDS encoding ATPase domain-containing protein, whose translation MTTPHVRATAEAGASPGLPKAPTRIRGLDQITRGGLPRGRTTLVTGATGTGKTLLALQFLVAGAREYAEPGVLLTFEESADKVSANVASLGFDIEGLQHDRLLVADAFRVDPTEFGEAGEFALEPLFILLADSIDRIGAKRVVLDTIEVLFGAFAEQSIVRAELHRLFTWLEERKVTAIVTGEHHDGLTRHGIEEYVSDCVIVLDQRVHEEVATRILRIVKYRGSAHETNEYPFLISDRGVTVVPSTSVRLDYSVSQERVSTGVPRLNHMLAPNKSGWHWWRRCRTGGPTDRMTATGLTT comes from the coding sequence GTGACAACACCCCACGTCCGGGCGACAGCCGAGGCCGGTGCGAGTCCCGGGTTGCCGAAGGCGCCCACCAGAATCCGAGGACTCGACCAGATCACCCGCGGCGGTCTCCCCCGCGGCCGAACCACCCTCGTCACCGGTGCGACCGGAACCGGCAAGACACTGCTGGCCCTGCAGTTCCTCGTCGCCGGCGCGCGCGAATACGCCGAACCCGGCGTCCTGCTCACGTTCGAGGAATCCGCGGACAAGGTCAGCGCCAACGTCGCCTCCCTGGGCTTCGACATCGAGGGTTTGCAGCACGACCGACTCCTCGTCGCCGACGCGTTCCGGGTGGACCCCACGGAATTCGGCGAGGCAGGCGAGTTCGCTCTGGAGCCGCTTTTCATCCTGCTCGCCGACTCGATCGACCGGATCGGCGCCAAGCGCGTCGTCCTCGACACCATCGAAGTGCTCTTCGGAGCGTTCGCGGAGCAGTCGATCGTGCGGGCGGAATTGCACCGCCTGTTCACCTGGCTCGAGGAGCGGAAGGTGACCGCGATCGTGACCGGCGAGCACCACGACGGGCTCACCCGCCACGGGATCGAGGAATACGTGTCCGACTGCGTGATCGTGCTGGACCAGCGGGTGCACGAGGAGGTCGCCACCCGCATCCTCCGGATCGTCAAGTACCGCGGATCGGCGCACGAGACCAACGAGTACCCGTTCCTGATCTCGGATCGCGGCGTCACCGTGGTGCCCAGCACGTCGGTCCGTCTCGACTACAGCGTCTCGCAGGAGCGCGTCTCGACGGGCGTGCCACGTCTCAATCACATGCTCGCGCCGAACAAGTCCGGCTGGCACTGGTGGCGGCGCTGCAGAACCGGAGGTCCCACTGATCGCATGACTGCCACTGGTCTGACCACTTGA